Proteins co-encoded in one Xanthomonas campestris pv. badrii genomic window:
- the proB gene encoding glutamate 5-kinase, protein MTLPAADAVSPFIEQALPPWRRAVLKVGSSLLAADGGGLSPRFALGLAQFVSANLAAGRELVIVSSGAVAAGRAILPKAAEIGAPIAARQALAALGQAQLIALWQRFFERPVAQVLLTHDDLRNRRRYLNARATLGELLRLGALPVINENDTVSVDELKLGDNDNLAAIVAALVDADALFIATDIDGLYSADPRSNPLARALDEVPDLTPEVLAMAGGSGSSVGTGGMRTKLEAAAKAGAAGIETYLFNGRSGEVVRALAQDRLRGTRIHAARTRIAARKYWLRHAPVEAGAILIDAGAATALSDKGASLLPGGVAGAQGDFRRGDMVEIRLRDAGGERCLARGVSQYSALDIRRIAGRHSREIENVLGYSYGENVVHRDDLVLL, encoded by the coding sequence ATGACCCTGCCGGCTGCGGATGCTGTGTCCCCGTTTATCGAGCAAGCGCTGCCGCCATGGCGACGTGCAGTGCTCAAGGTCGGCAGCAGCCTGCTCGCCGCCGATGGCGGCGGCCTGTCGCCGCGCTTTGCGCTGGGGCTGGCGCAGTTCGTCTCGGCCAATCTGGCCGCCGGGCGCGAACTGGTGATCGTGTCTTCCGGCGCGGTGGCCGCCGGCCGCGCCATCCTGCCGAAGGCCGCCGAGATCGGTGCCCCGATCGCCGCACGGCAGGCGTTGGCCGCGCTCGGGCAGGCGCAACTGATCGCACTGTGGCAGCGTTTTTTCGAGCGCCCGGTGGCGCAGGTCTTGCTCACCCACGACGACCTGCGCAACCGCCGCCGCTACCTCAATGCGCGCGCCACCCTGGGCGAGCTGCTGCGGTTGGGCGCGTTGCCGGTGATCAACGAGAACGACACCGTGTCGGTGGACGAGCTCAAGCTGGGCGATAACGACAACCTGGCCGCGATCGTCGCTGCGCTGGTCGATGCCGATGCCTTGTTCATCGCGACCGACATCGATGGGCTGTACAGCGCCGACCCGCGTAGCAACCCGCTGGCGCGCGCGCTCGACGAAGTGCCCGACCTCACGCCCGAGGTATTGGCGATGGCCGGCGGCAGTGGCAGCAGCGTGGGCACCGGCGGCATGCGCACCAAGCTGGAGGCCGCCGCCAAGGCCGGCGCGGCCGGTATCGAAACCTATCTGTTCAATGGACGCAGTGGCGAGGTGGTGCGCGCCCTGGCACAGGATCGCCTGCGCGGCACCCGCATCCACGCCGCGCGCACGCGCATCGCCGCACGCAAGTACTGGCTGCGGCACGCACCGGTGGAAGCCGGCGCGATCCTGATCGATGCGGGTGCGGCCACCGCACTCAGCGACAAGGGCGCCTCGCTGCTGCCGGGCGGCGTGGCCGGTGCGCAAGGCGATTTCCGTCGCGGCGACATGGTGGAGATCCGCCTGCGCGATGCCGGCGGGGAACGCTGTCTGGCGCGCGGGGTCAGCCAGTACTCGGCGCTGGACATCCGTCGCATCGCCGGCCGCCATTCGCGCGAGATTGAGAACGTTCTGGGCTATAGCTACGGCGAGAACGTGGTGCACCGCGATGACTTGGTGCTGTTGTAG
- the cydX gene encoding cytochrome bd-I oxidase subunit CydX has translation MWYFAWILGTGLAALAAVLNGMWFEAREPKRSQPPL, from the coding sequence ATGTGGTATTTCGCCTGGATTCTCGGCACCGGCCTGGCTGCACTGGCCGCCGTGCTCAACGGCATGTGGTTCGAGGCACGCGAGCCAAAGCGCAGCCAACCGCCGCTTTGA
- a CDS encoding CocE/NonD family hydrolase yields MRRLAACLLATAIAAATGDALAQTSAMTPDITGKPFVAPDAGNDYIKREVMIPMRDGVKLHTVIVLPKGARHAPMVLTRTPYDASGRSERLASPHMKDLLPPGDDVFVEGGYIRVFQDVRGKYGSEGDYVMTRPLRGALNPSEVDHATDAWDTIDWLVKNVAESNGKVGMIGSSYEGFTVVMALTNPHPALKVAAPESPMIDGWMGDDWFNYGAFRQVNFDYFTGQLSKRGKGAAIARQGHDDYSNFLRAGSAGDFAKAAGLEQLPWWHKLTEHAAYDAFWQEQALDKVMARTPLKVPTMWLQGLWDQEDMWGAIHSYAAMEPRDKGNTLNYLVMGPWRHSQVNYDGSSLGALNFEGDTARQFRRDVLRPFFDQYLVDGAPKASTPPVFIYDTGENRWDRLQSWPRSCAKGCASASKPLYLQAGGTLSFQSPAAGKADYEQYVSDPAKPVPFVPRPVDFGDRSMWTTWLVHDQRFVDGRPDVLTFVTEPLTAPLQIAGAPQVHLQASTSGSDSDWVVKLIDVYPDEMASSPKMGGYELPVSLAIFRGRYRESFSAPKPLAANQPLAFEFGLPTANHTFQPGHRVMVQVQSSLFPLYDRNPQTYVPNIFFAKPGDYQKATQRIYVTPEQPSYITLPVR; encoded by the coding sequence ATGCGCCGTCTTGCCGCCTGCCTGCTCGCCACTGCCATTGCCGCCGCCACCGGCGACGCGCTGGCGCAAACCTCGGCGATGACGCCGGACATCACCGGCAAGCCCTTCGTGGCGCCCGACGCGGGCAACGACTACATCAAGCGCGAGGTGATGATCCCGATGCGCGATGGGGTGAAGCTGCATACCGTGATCGTGCTGCCCAAGGGCGCACGCCATGCACCGATGGTGTTGACGCGCACGCCCTACGACGCCAGTGGCCGTAGCGAGCGCCTGGCCTCGCCGCATATGAAGGACCTGCTGCCGCCCGGCGACGACGTCTTCGTTGAAGGCGGCTACATCCGCGTGTTCCAGGACGTGCGCGGCAAGTACGGCTCCGAGGGCGATTACGTGATGACCCGCCCGCTGCGTGGCGCGCTCAATCCCAGCGAGGTGGACCATGCCACCGATGCCTGGGACACCATCGACTGGCTGGTCAAGAACGTTGCCGAATCCAACGGCAAAGTCGGCATGATCGGCTCGTCCTACGAAGGCTTCACCGTGGTGATGGCGCTGACCAACCCGCATCCGGCGTTGAAGGTGGCGGCGCCGGAAAGCCCGATGATCGATGGCTGGATGGGCGACGACTGGTTCAACTACGGCGCCTTCCGCCAGGTCAACTTCGACTACTTCACCGGCCAGCTCAGCAAGCGTGGCAAGGGGGCCGCCATTGCGCGGCAAGGCCATGACGACTACAGCAACTTCCTGCGTGCCGGCTCGGCCGGCGACTTCGCCAAGGCCGCCGGCCTGGAGCAGTTGCCGTGGTGGCACAAGCTCACCGAACACGCCGCCTACGATGCGTTCTGGCAGGAGCAGGCGCTGGACAAGGTGATGGCGCGCACGCCGCTGAAGGTGCCCACGATGTGGCTGCAGGGGCTGTGGGACCAGGAAGACATGTGGGGCGCGATCCACAGCTATGCGGCGATGGAGCCGCGCGACAAAGGCAACACGCTCAACTATCTGGTGATGGGCCCGTGGCGGCATAGCCAGGTGAACTACGATGGCAGCTCCCTGGGCGCGTTGAACTTCGAGGGCGACACCGCGCGTCAGTTTCGCCGCGATGTCTTGCGCCCGTTCTTCGACCAATACCTGGTCGATGGCGCGCCCAAGGCGAGCACGCCGCCGGTGTTCATCTACGACACCGGCGAGAACCGCTGGGATCGCCTGCAGTCCTGGCCGCGCAGTTGCGCCAAGGGCTGTGCGTCGGCGAGCAAGCCGCTGTATCTGCAGGCCGGCGGCACGCTGTCGTTCCAGTCGCCGGCTGCTGGCAAGGCTGATTACGAACAATACGTTTCTGATCCGGCCAAGCCGGTGCCGTTCGTACCGCGCCCGGTGGATTTTGGCGACCGCAGCATGTGGACCACCTGGCTGGTGCACGACCAGCGGTTCGTGGACGGGCGCCCGGATGTGCTGACCTTCGTCACCGAGCCGCTGACCGCGCCGCTGCAGATTGCCGGCGCGCCGCAGGTGCATCTGCAGGCCTCCACCAGCGGCAGCGACAGCGACTGGGTGGTCAAGCTGATCGATGTGTACCCGGATGAGATGGCGTCCAGCCCGAAGATGGGCGGCTATGAACTGCCGGTGTCGCTGGCGATCTTCCGCGGGCGGTATCGCGAGAGTTTCAGTGCGCCCAAGCCGCTGGCGGCCAATCAACCGCTGGCGTTCGAGTTCGGCCTGCCCACCGCCAACCACACCTTCCAGCCCGGCCACCGGGTGATGGTGCAGGTGCAATCCAGCCTGTTTCCGCTCTACGACCGCAACCCGCAGACCTACGTGCCTAACATCTTCTTCGCCAAGCCGGGCGACTACCAGAAGGCCACCCAGCGCATCTACGTGACGCCCGAGCAGCCCAGCTACATCACTCTGCCGGTGCGCTGA
- a CDS encoding argininosuccinate lyase gives MTNLLWQKPGVAVDAKIQAFLAGDDVILDREFFLYDIAASTAHAQGLQHIGILGADELAGLKRELEVLADDFRSGAFVLDEQYEDCHSAIEARLTERLGDAGRKIHTGRSRNDQILVATRLWLKDKLQRVAELSGEIAKVALDRAQAEAALPVPGYTHIQRAVVSSAGMWWAGWAEAFIDNAARANATLQLVDSNPLGTAAGYGVNLPLDRAHTTAALGFARLQVSPIYAQLSRGKYELAALEALGSATLDLRRIAWDLSLFTSGEFAFVALPAQYTTGSSIMPNKRNPDVIELMRATHASVAAARTEIEQLLSLPSGYHRDLQSSKGAIVHGFGRGLAALELLPALLANLEWRPDKLQAAIDSGMYATDVAVEAAVAGVPFRDAYKAAAEASDTAGQGRTPEGSLAARVSPGAAADLQLDVLRARWQALR, from the coding sequence ATGACCAATCTGTTGTGGCAAAAACCCGGTGTGGCGGTGGACGCCAAGATCCAGGCCTTCCTGGCCGGCGACGACGTGATCCTGGATCGCGAGTTCTTCCTGTACGACATCGCTGCCAGCACGGCGCATGCGCAAGGCCTGCAGCACATCGGCATCCTTGGCGCCGACGAGCTGGCCGGTCTAAAGCGCGAGCTGGAGGTGTTGGCCGACGATTTCCGCAGCGGTGCCTTCGTGCTGGACGAGCAGTACGAAGATTGCCATTCGGCCATCGAGGCACGCCTGACCGAGCGCCTGGGCGATGCCGGCCGCAAGATCCATACCGGGCGCAGCCGCAACGACCAGATCCTGGTGGCCACGCGGTTGTGGTTGAAGGACAAGTTGCAGCGCGTGGCCGAGCTCAGTGGCGAGATTGCGAAGGTGGCGCTGGACCGTGCCCAGGCCGAGGCGGCGTTGCCGGTGCCCGGTTACACGCACATCCAGCGGGCGGTGGTGTCTTCGGCGGGGATGTGGTGGGCCGGCTGGGCCGAGGCCTTCATCGACAACGCGGCGCGCGCCAACGCCACCTTGCAGCTGGTGGACAGCAATCCGCTCGGTACCGCGGCCGGTTACGGCGTCAATCTGCCGCTAGACCGCGCGCACACCACGGCGGCGTTGGGCTTCGCGCGGCTGCAGGTCTCGCCGATCTATGCGCAGCTCTCGCGGGGCAAGTACGAGCTGGCCGCGCTCGAGGCGCTTGGCAGCGCAACGCTGGATCTGCGGCGCATCGCCTGGGACCTTTCGTTGTTCACCAGCGGCGAGTTCGCCTTCGTTGCATTGCCGGCGCAGTACACCACCGGCAGTTCGATCATGCCCAACAAGCGCAACCCCGATGTCATCGAATTGATGCGCGCCACCCACGCCAGCGTGGCGGCGGCACGTACCGAGATCGAACAACTGCTGTCGCTGCCGTCCGGTTATCACCGCGATCTGCAGAGCAGCAAGGGCGCCATCGTGCACGGTTTCGGCCGCGGCCTGGCCGCGCTGGAACTGCTGCCGGCGCTGCTGGCAAACCTGGAATGGCGCCCGGACAAGCTGCAGGCAGCGATCGATTCCGGCATGTACGCCACCGATGTGGCGGTGGAAGCCGCCGTGGCCGGGGTGCCGTTCCGCGATGCCTACAAGGCGGCCGCCGAAGCCTCGGACACTGCAGGGCAGGGGCGCACGCCGGAAGGTAGCCTGGCGGCGCGCGTTTCGCCCGGTGCGGCGGCGGACCTGCAGCTGGATGTGTTGCGGGCCCGCTGGCAGGCGCTTCGATGA
- a CDS encoding glutamate-5-semialdehyde dehydrogenase — MTIKSLALQCRDAAQVLSQLSAQAKQDLLEAMAAALETDAASILAANARDLEAARAKGTGSAMLDRLALDDTRLAGIAAALREVAQLPDPVGQVTRDDIRPNGIRVQKVRVPLGVIAMIYEARPNVTADAAALCIKAGNGVILRGGSEAIHSNTAIAQALQRALRAADVPEAALTLVQDLRRETMLELLQLTDIVDLAIPRGGEGLIRFVAEHARVPVIKHYKGVCHLFVDASADLELAVRLLVDGKASRPSACNALETLLVHAEIAERFLPAAASALRARNVELRGDAATRAVLPEIALATEDDYAAEFLDLILAIRVVPDLDTALAHIRQHGSDHTEVIATQDAANANRFVQSLRSAVVMVNASSRFSDGGELGLGAEIGISTTRLHSYGPMGLEALTVERFVVRGEGQVRH, encoded by the coding sequence ATGACCATCAAATCCCTCGCCCTGCAATGCCGTGATGCCGCACAGGTGCTTTCGCAACTTTCCGCGCAGGCCAAGCAGGATCTGCTCGAGGCGATGGCTGCCGCGCTGGAAACCGATGCGGCATCGATCCTTGCCGCAAACGCGCGCGATCTCGAGGCCGCCCGCGCCAAGGGCACCGGCTCGGCCATGCTCGATCGGCTGGCGCTGGACGACACCCGCCTGGCCGGCATCGCTGCCGCGCTGCGTGAGGTGGCGCAACTGCCCGATCCGGTCGGCCAGGTCACCCGCGACGACATCCGCCCCAACGGCATCCGCGTGCAGAAGGTGCGCGTGCCGCTGGGCGTGATCGCGATGATCTACGAAGCGCGCCCCAATGTGACTGCCGATGCGGCGGCGCTGTGCATCAAGGCCGGCAACGGCGTGATCCTGCGGGGTGGTTCGGAAGCGATCCATTCCAACACCGCGATCGCACAGGCCTTGCAGCGTGCGTTGCGCGCGGCCGATGTCCCCGAAGCGGCCTTGACGCTGGTGCAGGATCTGCGCCGCGAGACCATGCTGGAGCTGCTGCAGCTGACCGACATCGTCGACCTGGCGATCCCGCGCGGCGGCGAGGGCCTGATCCGCTTCGTTGCCGAACACGCGCGCGTGCCGGTGATCAAGCACTACAAGGGCGTCTGTCATCTGTTCGTGGACGCCTCGGCCGACCTGGAGCTGGCGGTGCGCCTGCTGGTCGATGGCAAGGCAAGCCGCCCGTCGGCCTGCAACGCGCTGGAAACCCTGCTGGTGCACGCAGAGATCGCCGAGCGCTTCCTGCCTGCCGCCGCCTCCGCGTTGCGCGCGCGCAACGTCGAGCTGCGTGGCGATGCAGCAACACGCGCAGTGCTGCCGGAGATTGCGCTCGCCACCGAAGACGATTACGCCGCCGAATTTCTGGACCTGATCCTGGCCATCCGCGTGGTGCCGGACCTGGACACGGCGCTGGCGCACATCCGCCAGCACGGCTCGGACCACACCGAAGTCATCGCCACCCAGGACGCCGCCAACGCCAACCGGTTCGTACAGTCGCTGCGCTCGGCCGTGGTGATGGTCAATGCCTCCTCGCGGTTTTCCGATGGTGGTGAACTCGGCCTGGGCGCGGAGATCGGCATTTCCACCACGCGCCTGCATTCGTATGGGCCGATGGGCCTGGAGGCACTCACCGTGGAGCGTTTCGTGGTGCGTGGCGAGGGGCAGGTGCGGCACTGA
- a CDS encoding CynX/NimT family MFS transporter: MSVVTATFSPSAQLRGRGLVLAAILLSAFNLRTAVTSLTPLLERIADEYAFGAPTMGALGMLPTAAFAVTGGATPAVLRRLGLLRTALLSMALATAGLVLRPLLPGTGGLLSGSLVALAGMGMGNVVLPPLVKRYFGERVGRVSTLYITVLQVGTLLPALLAVPVADALGWRSSMVVWVLPALLALAAWALVHTRSGRLRATGPAPVTPTPEAEGRVARTALGWSMAVTFGMTSLVTYSMFTWLPTLLREAGASPAFGGTMVALFSALGMAGALTMPALAVRMRNPFPIVLACAACHLLAFAGLWWAPLAAPVLWVTLLGLGPSTFPLALVLVNQRSRTAAGSAALSGFSQGMGYAMSCLGPFLFGWLHAHRGGWTAPFVFLVICILIQLVAAWVACRPRLLEDSWAPPARGARAVSAPAE; this comes from the coding sequence ATGTCTGTTGTCACTGCCACCTTCTCACCGTCCGCCCAGTTGCGTGGTCGCGGCCTGGTGCTGGCTGCCATCCTGCTTTCTGCATTCAACCTGCGCACCGCGGTGACCTCGCTGACGCCGCTGCTGGAACGCATCGCCGATGAGTACGCCTTCGGTGCGCCGACCATGGGCGCGCTGGGCATGTTGCCCACTGCTGCGTTTGCCGTGACCGGCGGCGCCACGCCTGCGGTCCTGCGCCGCCTCGGACTATTGCGTACCGCGTTGCTGTCGATGGCCTTGGCCACGGCCGGGCTGGTGCTGCGCCCGCTGCTGCCGGGCACCGGTGGACTGCTGTCAGGCTCGCTGGTGGCGCTGGCCGGCATGGGCATGGGCAATGTGGTGCTGCCGCCGCTGGTGAAGCGCTATTTCGGCGAACGCGTGGGCCGGGTCAGCACGCTCTACATCACCGTGTTGCAGGTGGGCACCCTGCTGCCGGCGTTGCTGGCGGTCCCGGTGGCCGATGCGTTGGGCTGGCGCAGCTCGATGGTGGTGTGGGTGTTGCCGGCGTTGCTGGCGCTGGCCGCCTGGGCGCTGGTGCACACCCGCTCGGGGCGCCTACGTGCCACCGGCCCGGCGCCGGTCACCCCGACCCCCGAAGCCGAAGGCCGGGTCGCACGCACCGCACTGGGCTGGAGCATGGCGGTGACCTTCGGCATGACCTCGCTGGTGACCTATTCGATGTTCACCTGGCTGCCCACGCTGCTGCGCGAGGCCGGTGCCTCGCCCGCGTTCGGCGGCACCATGGTTGCGCTGTTTTCGGCCCTGGGCATGGCCGGCGCGTTGACCATGCCGGCGCTGGCGGTGCGCATGCGCAACCCGTTCCCGATCGTGCTGGCGTGCGCGGCCTGCCATCTGCTCGCATTCGCAGGTTTGTGGTGGGCACCGCTGGCGGCACCGGTGCTGTGGGTCACCCTGCTTGGGCTGGGGCCGAGTACCTTCCCGCTGGCACTGGTGCTGGTGAACCAACGCAGCCGCACCGCCGCCGGCTCGGCCGCACTGTCCGGGTTCTCGCAAGGCATGGGGTATGCGATGAGCTGCCTGGGGCCGTTCCTGTTCGGCTGGCTGCATGCGCACCGCGGCGGCTGGACGGCGCCGTTCGTGTTCCTGGTGATCTGCATCCTGATCCAGCTGGTGGCGGCCTGGGTAGCCTGCCGCCCACGGTTGCTGGAAGACAGCTGGGCGCCGCCGGCACGCGGCGCCCGTGCGGTCAGCGCACCGGCAGAGTGA
- a CDS encoding YciI family protein, which translates to MTTLYLVLAMRLPSFDDAAIQPHRDFLDALRAQGRLHLTGGFTDGSGGAYVLCNVDSLAQAQAIVASDPLATLQASELSVYEWTIR; encoded by the coding sequence ATGACCACGCTCTATCTGGTCCTGGCCATGCGCCTTCCCAGCTTCGACGATGCCGCCATCCAACCGCATCGCGACTTCCTCGATGCACTGCGCGCACAGGGCAGGCTGCATCTCACCGGCGGGTTCACCGATGGCAGCGGCGGTGCCTATGTGCTGTGCAACGTGGACAGCCTGGCGCAGGCGCAAGCCATCGTTGCCAGCGATCCATTGGCGACCCTGCAGGCCTCGGAGCTGAGCGTGTACGAATGGACCATTCGCTAA
- a CDS encoding cytochrome ubiquinol oxidase subunit I: MIDSTVVELSRLQFAVTAMYHFIFPPLTMGLSFLLGIMESVYVMTGKPIWRRMTMFWGVLFGINFAMGVGTGIVMEFEFGMNWSYYSHYVGDIFGAPLAIEGLMAFFLEATFLGLFFLGWNRLSKVQHLITTWLVALGSNFSALWILIANGWMQHPTGAVFNPDTMRMEVVDFVAVLFNPVAQAKFVHTVSAGYVLGAVFVMSISAFYLLRGKHLDMARRSFAVAAAFGLLSSLSVVVLGDESGYAANEHQKMKLAAIEAMWETEAAPADFTAFGIPNQQTHRNDYAVKIPYLMGLIATRSLDTPIPGIMELVERAEHRIRGGQIAYGALQRIRADKDDADARKVFNAHWQDLGHGLLLKRYRDDIGNATPEQIAQAAMDTVPRVLPLFWTFRIMAAIGIYLIAFFAVAFWFACKHSFQEKRWFLTLALWTLPLPWIAIECGWFVAEYGRQPWAVEGVLPTFYAASGLDLYEIVLTLVGFTALYTTLLVIAIKLSLKTIRKGPDALFPSNPAHDAPARTAPLSTGAVAGSAP, encoded by the coding sequence ATGATCGATTCGACAGTTGTTGAACTGTCGCGGCTGCAGTTCGCAGTCACCGCGATGTACCACTTCATCTTCCCGCCGCTGACCATGGGGCTGTCGTTCCTGCTCGGCATCATGGAAAGCGTCTACGTCATGACCGGCAAGCCGATCTGGCGGCGCATGACAATGTTCTGGGGCGTACTGTTCGGCATCAACTTCGCCATGGGTGTCGGCACCGGCATCGTGATGGAGTTCGAGTTCGGCATGAACTGGTCGTATTACAGCCATTACGTGGGCGACATCTTCGGCGCGCCGTTGGCGATCGAAGGGCTGATGGCGTTCTTCCTGGAAGCGACCTTCCTGGGCCTGTTCTTCCTGGGCTGGAATCGCCTGAGCAAGGTGCAGCACCTGATCACCACCTGGCTGGTGGCGCTGGGCAGCAATTTCTCTGCGCTATGGATCCTGATTGCCAACGGCTGGATGCAACACCCCACCGGTGCGGTGTTCAACCCGGACACCATGCGCATGGAGGTGGTGGATTTTGTCGCGGTGCTGTTCAACCCGGTGGCGCAGGCCAAGTTCGTGCACACCGTCAGCGCCGGTTACGTGCTGGGCGCGGTGTTCGTGATGTCGATCAGCGCGTTCTACCTGCTGCGCGGCAAACACCTGGACATGGCGCGCCGTTCGTTCGCGGTCGCCGCCGCATTCGGCCTGCTGTCGTCGTTGTCGGTGGTGGTGCTGGGCGATGAAAGCGGCTACGCGGCCAACGAACACCAGAAGATGAAGCTGGCGGCGATCGAAGCGATGTGGGAAACCGAAGCCGCACCGGCCGACTTCACCGCCTTCGGCATTCCCAACCAGCAGACGCATCGCAACGATTACGCGGTCAAGATTCCCTACCTGATGGGACTGATCGCCACCCGCTCGCTGGATACGCCCATCCCCGGCATCATGGAACTGGTGGAACGCGCCGAGCACCGCATCCGCGGCGGGCAGATCGCCTACGGCGCGCTGCAGCGCATCCGTGCCGACAAGGACGATGCCGACGCGCGCAAGGTGTTCAATGCGCACTGGCAGGACCTGGGCCACGGCCTGCTGCTCAAGCGCTACCGCGACGACATCGGCAACGCCACGCCCGAGCAGATCGCGCAGGCGGCCATGGACACCGTGCCGCGCGTGCTGCCGCTGTTCTGGACCTTTCGCATCATGGCCGCCATCGGCATCTATCTGATCGCCTTTTTCGCGGTGGCGTTCTGGTTCGCCTGCAAGCACAGCTTCCAGGAAAAACGCTGGTTCCTCACCTTGGCGCTATGGACCTTGCCGCTGCCGTGGATCGCGATCGAATGCGGCTGGTTCGTGGCCGAATACGGCCGCCAGCCGTGGGCGGTGGAAGGCGTGCTGCCCACCTTCTATGCAGCGTCGGGGCTGGATCTGTACGAGATCGTGCTGACCCTGGTGGGCTTCACCGCGCTGTACACCACGCTGCTGGTGATCGCGATCAAGTTGTCGTTGAAGACCATCCGCAAGGGACCGGACGCGTTGTTCCCGTCCAACCCGGCGCACGACGCACCCGCACGCACCGCACCGCTGAGCACCGGCGCTGTCGCCGGCAGCGCCCCGTAA
- the cydB gene encoding cytochrome d ubiquinol oxidase subunit II, whose translation MDFVLLDYATLRVIWWVLLGMLLSGYAVMGGFDLGVGALLPFVARDDAQRRLVINTVGPVWEGSQVWLILGGGAIFAAFPPLYAVSFSGFYLAMFVILFALILRPVGFKFRGKLADQRWRDSWDWALFVGGFIPALIMGVAVGNVLLGVPFHFDDSMRTFYTGNLFGLLTPFALLAGLLSVAMLLAHGAAMLVLKTDGPVADRAARLGSSAAVCAALLFAAAGAWVALGLPGYAVTSVLATDAQTNPLAKTAALTAAGGWLHNYSSMPATVLAPLLGLLGLAMSALLLRARRGGLAFIASGSAIVGIIFTVGFALFPFLLPSSTVPSASLTLWDASSSRLTLWIMLLATTVFMPIILAYTAWVYRVLRGKVTADELSANPNAY comes from the coding sequence ATGGATTTCGTTTTACTCGACTACGCCACCCTGCGCGTGATCTGGTGGGTGCTGCTGGGCATGCTGCTGTCCGGCTATGCGGTGATGGGCGGCTTCGACCTCGGCGTTGGCGCACTGCTGCCGTTCGTTGCCAGGGACGATGCGCAGCGCCGGCTGGTGATCAATACCGTCGGACCGGTCTGGGAGGGCAGCCAGGTGTGGCTGATCCTGGGCGGCGGCGCGATCTTCGCCGCATTCCCGCCGCTGTATGCGGTGAGTTTTTCCGGCTTCTACCTGGCGATGTTCGTGATCCTGTTCGCGTTGATCCTGCGCCCGGTGGGCTTCAAGTTCCGCGGCAAGCTGGCCGATCAACGGTGGCGCGACAGCTGGGACTGGGCTCTGTTCGTCGGCGGCTTCATTCCCGCGCTGATCATGGGCGTGGCAGTGGGCAACGTGCTGCTGGGCGTGCCGTTCCATTTCGACGACAGCATGCGCACGTTCTACACCGGCAATCTGTTCGGGCTGTTGACACCATTCGCACTGTTGGCCGGCCTGCTCAGCGTGGCGATGCTGCTGGCCCACGGTGCGGCGATGCTGGTGCTCAAGACCGATGGCCCGGTGGCCGACCGGGCCGCGCGCCTGGGCAGCAGCGCGGCAGTGTGTGCGGCGCTGCTGTTCGCCGCAGCCGGGGCCTGGGTGGCGCTTGGCTTGCCCGGTTATGCAGTGACATCGGTGCTGGCAACCGATGCGCAGACCAATCCGCTGGCCAAGACCGCCGCACTCACCGCCGCCGGTGGCTGGCTGCACAACTACAGCAGCATGCCGGCGACAGTGCTGGCGCCACTGCTGGGCCTGCTCGGCCTGGCAATGAGCGCGCTGTTGTTGCGCGCCCGCCGCGGCGGCCTGGCGTTCATCGCCTCCGGCAGCGCCATCGTCGGCATCATCTTCACCGTGGGCTTTGCGCTGTTCCCGTTCCTGCTGCCCTCCTCCACCGTGCCCAGCGCGAGCCTGACGCTGTGGGATGCCTCCAGCAGCCGGCTCACGCTGTGGATCATGCTGCTGGCCACTACCGTGTTCATGCCGATCATCCTGGCCTATACCGCATGGGTGTACCGCGTGCTGCGCGGCAAGGTCACTGCCGACGAACTGTCGGCCAATCCCAACGCGTACTGA